The Coleofasciculaceae cyanobacterium genomic interval ACTCGTACTGAACCGATGGTGTTACTGGTAATCGATCAGTTTGAGGAACTATTTACCCTGACAGGAGAAAGTGAACGTCAGGAGTTTCTAAAGTTAATTTTAGGCGCAATTAAATATGCAGGCGATCGCTTTAAGTTAGTTTTGACTATAAGAGCCGATTTTGTGGCTTCTTGTCTAGAAATTGCTGAATTAGCTCAAATATTGCAGAAAGATAGTATTTTAGTGCCGCCTTATTTGACTGATGCTGATTATCGCCAGGCAATAATTAAACCTGCCGAACAGGTTGGTTTGCAGGTTGAGTCGGGTTTAGTCGAAGTATTGTTACAGGATTTGGATCGTTCGGCAGCCGATTTACCCCTCTTACAGTTTGCTTTGCAGCAACTATGGTCACGTCGTGAGAATGGCAAATTAACCCTCAAAGCTTATCAAGAACTAGAAGGAATTAAAGGTGCATTAGAAAGACAAGCACAAACAGTATACGATAGCTTAGATGTTGAATCTCAAGATTGTGTTAGATGGATTTTTCTCAATTTGACTCAATTAGGAGAAGGTACAGAAGATACTCGTCGGCGGATTACTAAAGCGGACTTGGTCGTAGCTAAGTATCCAGAGAAATTAATTGATGAGACTCTGCGCATTCTGACCGATGCTAAATTATTGGTGGTTAATCTCGATGATGGCAGTAAGTTAGGGCAAAGCCGTAGTGCAGAGACTCCTCCAGAAAACGATGAACTATTTCTAGAAGCAATGCGCCAGCAAGCAACTGTGGAAGTCGTTCACGAAATCTTGATCCGTCATTGGTCTACCTTGCGTTGGTGGTTAGAAGAAAATCGCAGTAGATTGCGATCGCAACGTCAAATTGAACAGGCGACAGTCTTATGGTTACAAAAAAATAAACAGCCTGATTTTCTTTTGCGGGGTGTCCGTCTAGCCGAAGCGGAAGAGGTTTATATTAACTATGCCGATGAATTATCGGATACAGCCACGGACTTTGTTGCTGCCTGTATTGATGCCAGACTAGCCGAAGAACAGGAAACTAAGAAACGCTTACGTAAAGCACAACAAGCTGCTACTGCATTAGGTATTTTTGGTTTATCTCTCGCTTTTGCTTGTGTAAATATCTATCAACAAAAGTTAATTACTCAATTGAAAAATATTGCTAGTTTAAATGCTACCGCTGAAGCGCAATTATTAGCGAATCAACAGTTAGAATCCTTAAACACTAGTGTGCAAGCAGGGAAACAAGTCCAACAAATAAATAGCTGGGAAAAAATCCTAGTAAATAAAGATTCTTGGCAAGATGCTGAATTTCAAACAGCAGCTACTTTACAACAGTCTATTTATGGTAGTCAGGAATTAAAACGTCTTGAAGGTCATAGTCAACAAATCAATAGCGTTAGTATTAGTAATGATGGTCAGTTGATTGCAGGAGCTAGCGATGACCAAAGTATCATAATTTGGAATAAACAAGGTAATTTAATTAAAAGTTTAACTGGTACACAAACAAAAATAAATCCTCTTAGTGTCAATATTAATAATATTAGTCAGCAAATAAATAATCCTCTATACCGAGAAGAAGCTAAAATTTACTCGGTATCTACTATAGGTGAAAAAAAAGTTGAACTAAGAGCAAAATATAATCAGCAATTAATTAATTCTTATTCCCATACAGAACCAGTCAATCGGATTAGTATTAGTTCTGATGGCAAGTTGATAGCTACTGCTACTATCGACAGTAAAATTCATATCTGGAGTAAAGAAGGAATTTTACAACAAACTTTGAATGGACATACAGGAGAAGTATTAGATATTAAGTTTATGCCTGGTGAAATTAAAAGCGATTACTATCAACTAATATCTACTGGTGTCGATAAAACTGTAAGAATATGGCAGGTATTTAATCGCTATTCTAATCAAAATGAAACTATTTATAGTATTGCATTTTCTCCGATAATTAATAATACTTTTGCTACTGCTGATTGGAATGGGAAGATTAAAATCTGGCGTAATTATCCTGATGGCACACCAAAGCTAATTCGTACTTTAGCAGGACATCAAGATACTATTTCCCAAATCAAATATAGTCCAGATGGTAAATTAATTGCTTCCGCTAGTTGGGATAAAACAATCAAACTTTGGGATGCGGAAAACGGTAAATTAATTGACAGCTTGATAGGACATCAAGACGGAGTTAACAGCATTGCTTTTAGTCCCGATAGTCAGACTCTAATTTCTGGTAGTGAAGATCGAACTATTAAAATATGGAACATAACTAATCAACCAAAATTAAGCCAAACTCTGACAGGACATACCGATAGTATTAAAGCTGTAACTATTAGTCCTGATGGTAGGTTAATTGCTTCGGCTGGTTACGACAATACAATTAAACTATGGACGTTGGCAGGAAAATTATTACAAACTATTGATGCACATAACCTCGCTATCACTTCCTTAACATTTACTTCTGATAGTCAAACTCTTGCTTCAGCTAGTTGGGACAATACCGTTAAGCTTTGGTCAATACAAGATGCAGGCAAAACCAACCAGTTATTACATATTCTCACAGGACATCAAGACGGCGTAACTACGATCGCCCTTAATGCTGATGGTACATTATTAGCTTCTGGTAGTGGCGATCGCACTATCAGGCTTTGGGATACTCAAACAGGAGAGTTAATTAAAAGCCTACGGGGACATACCAGCCAAATCAATAGTCTGACTTTTAGTAGCAACGATCAATTTATGATTAGTGCCGAAGAACAACAAGGCTTATTCTGGTGGAATTTAGATTTAGATAATCTTTTAACTCAAGGGTGCGATCGCCTGTCTGATTATCTCTCGACTAATCCCAAGGTCAAACAAAATGAGCAAGAATTATGTCAGTAAAATAAATCGCTCGCAGTTAAAAAGATCGAAGATTAGTAGAACTTGAGGTTTTTGAACTTAAAAGAAAGGCTCAAGAAGTTGAAGCAATCATAAGGGATAGACAATCCCAGTTGAATAATTTACTTCAAAAATATCAGCAATCAAACTAGTTTTATCAGCTACAAGTAAGAAACTTAGAAAATCTGTGCGTTTGCCCTGGTAGAATAACAATGTCAGAAATTTCCTCACAGTTAAACGCTATTATGCTACTTACAGAGACTAACTTAGTTGCCTTATTATATTTGGTTCTCAGTGGCACATATCTTTTGGTGTTACCAGCATTGGTCTATTTCTATCTCAGCAAGCGTTGGTACGTTGCTGGTTCGATTGAACGATTAATTATGTATCTTTTTGTGTTCTTGAGCTTTCCTGGGATGATCTTGCTCAGCCCTTTTCTTAATTTTCGTCCTAAACGTCGCAATTTAAAAGCTTAAAATAATAATATGCGTAGAATCGATGCTCTTGGTATTGCTCTGGGTGTATTTATTGGGGCTGGATTGGTTTATGTTGCGCTGCGAATATTTGGTCTAGATGGTATAAAGGCAGGAATCTGGACTCAAACAGCTTTGGTTATTGGTTTAGTTGGCTGGTCTTTAACCTATTTAATACGGGTTGGGAGCAAACGCATGACTTATAATCAACAGCTCAAAGATTATGAGGAGGCTGTGATGCAAAAACGTCTAGAAGAGATGTCTCCTGAAGAATTAGCTCAACTACAGCAAGAGATTGAGCAGGGAAAAGAATCCTAGATATTTCAATTATTGTAAGTTTTAATCAAATTAATTTTATATGATGAATGTTGCTCGTTGCTTTCAAGATCTCAAACAAAATTCTCAATGTGCTTTAATTCCCTTTGTCACGGCGGGAGATCCAGATTTAGAAACGACGGCTAAAGCACTAGAAGTCTTAGCCGATAATGGAGCAGATCTGATTGAATTAGGCGTTCCCTATTCCGATCCTCTGGCTGATGGTCCTACTATTCAAGCAGCAGCAACTAGAGCTTTACAAAAAGGTGTCCAGTTAGAAGATGTTTTGGCAGTAGTTACCAAGGTAACAAGCAAAATAAATGTCCCAATTATTTTATTTACCTACTACAATCCAATCTATTACCGTGGCATTGAGTCTTTTCTGCGGCAAGTAAAGGAGGCAGGAGTTAGTGGTTTGGTTGTCCCCGATCTTCCTTTAGAAGAAGCGGAAGTCTTGCTTAAGCCAGCAGCCGAAATTGGCATTGAAGTAACGTTGTTGGTTGCCCCTACTAGTTCTCAATCAAGAATTGAGGCGATCGCCGCTAAATCTCAAGGCTTCATTTATTTGGTTTCGGTAACTGGTGTGACGGGAGTTCGCACCCAAATGGCAACAGAGGTCAAAGATCTGCTAGCAAATTTGCATAGCGCCACCGATAAACCCATCGGAGTCGGTTTTGGTATTTCTGACCCTGAACAGGCAAAGCAGGTCAAAGACTGGGGGGCAGATGCCATAATTGTCGGCAGTGCCATCGTCAAACGTTTAGCAGAAGGAACTCCAGAATCAGGACTAAAGGCGATCGGCGAATTTTGTCATTCCCTTAAACAAGCGATTTCCTAAAGCAATAATTCTGGAGTTACTAATTAAGACCTAAACAACAAGTCGTGTAAACAAATTAGCCACTTATTTTAATTCTTAATTGAACTATCTTGTTGTTGAGGATGGTAGTTGGCGATTTTTCGCTATTGCATCAATAACGAAGTCATTTATAGATGCATTAGCCTATTTACATTCTACAAAAAAAAGAATAATACAATTAACTCAATAAACTAAATTGTAACTTTAAATCAGGCTCTGCCATAGCTGCTACTTTTAGGACTATCTGGTGGTAGGAGAGAATTAGGCAAATCGTCAAAATTTTTCTGGACTGCTTTACAAAATTCTTTCATCTGAGCAACCGTCATCGTTGGTTCAGCCTGTCCTTTTTCCCAGCGACGAATAGTAGATACTGCTACACCAATTTCTCTGGCTAGTTGTTCTTGGGACAATTTAACGTTTAGTCTTAACCTTTTAAAAGGTGAATTTGTTTCTTGACGCTGAGATTTTTTAGGTCTTGTCATAATATTTAGATAATTTTTAGTAACTATAGAATAGTGGATAGTAATTATTTAGACAGCATAAACACCAGAAATGTTTATCTTGAAATTGAATTTTATTGCTGTCATTAGCAATAAAAAATCAACATATGCAAAAAAACATTACCAGTTATTAATCGGTAATCTATTTGCTATCAGCTAAATAGATAGTATCGGACAGCCATAAAAACTCGCATTGGTGTATAAATAAAATAAGAGTAATTACTGAATTAGAAAATATAGAATAGATTGGTAGTAATCCCGTAATAATATAAATGTTATTTTATAAAGCAATAACATCATATTTTGGAGACCAATACGCTCGATTTATACGCTCAATTTTGTCCTATA includes:
- a CDS encoding caspase family protein, yielding MCPRVKSRPKTIPNLNLPKLWILLVGVNQYQDRKNLSSLQYSALDCQGLGKALKEATASFANKEVIIHHDFVNQRPYLAEIQQSIQQIINSASSEDTILFYFSGHGILETNTQQVVLCLADTNTEKLLTTGIPLNSLLKQLSNCAASQQLVWLDACHSGGMTLWGTAASSADPSSQLVEVLRHKAAESKGFYALLSCDRAQQSWEFPELGHGVFTYYLMRGLRGEAADPQGIIEADGLYQYVYHQTLRYIDKTNQQIRLINQQKSSRGESKLQSEFPLQTPKRIVEGFGKVVLGKQSPCNLKINPRQALVVNGRPKANSNSTTLALSQVLQSAGDFNLKYFPQTNEPWSQVKKAIATCLNSQPQAQTNSDGAYKSRPRQKGTAPYISTALLYLRAEIETTDTGESWLVLQDNMRLSRSWLRKVLQNSRALQQIVILDCGGEHSLEDWIEDLQLETERGQCLIAANAPVGYGQQFANTVLETLQNADFQAGLPIAAWITQLQIALAGTGIVPQVWLSGSQGVIELLTAKNVVVSEDKQQVLDLGICPYMGLQAFDEASAEYFYGREALVQKLLNQIAHKTSIAVVGASGSGKSSAVQAGLMAQLRQGKQIPGSDRWRLGCFRPGNKPIQTLAKLLTDSSGKESQAQEQLQIEGLLYQGVEGFVCWLRTRTEPMVLLVIDQFEELFTLTGESERQEFLKLILGAIKYAGDRFKLVLTIRADFVASCLEIAELAQILQKDSILVPPYLTDADYRQAIIKPAEQVGLQVESGLVEVLLQDLDRSAADLPLLQFALQQLWSRRENGKLTLKAYQELEGIKGALERQAQTVYDSLDVESQDCVRWIFLNLTQLGEGTEDTRRRITKADLVVAKYPEKLIDETLRILTDAKLLVVNLDDGSKLGQSRSAETPPENDELFLEAMRQQATVEVVHEILIRHWSTLRWWLEENRSRLRSQRQIEQATVLWLQKNKQPDFLLRGVRLAEAEEVYINYADELSDTATDFVAACIDARLAEEQETKKRLRKAQQAATALGIFGLSLAFACVNIYQQKLITQLKNIASLNATAEAQLLANQQLESLNTSVQAGKQVQQINSWEKILVNKDSWQDAEFQTAATLQQSIYGSQELKRLEGHSQQINSVSISNDGQLIAGASDDQSIIIWNKQGNLIKSLTGTQTKINPLSVNINNISQQINNPLYREEAKIYSVSTIGEKKVELRAKYNQQLINSYSHTEPVNRISISSDGKLIATATIDSKIHIWSKEGILQQTLNGHTGEVLDIKFMPGEIKSDYYQLISTGVDKTVRIWQVFNRYSNQNETIYSIAFSPIINNTFATADWNGKIKIWRNYPDGTPKLIRTLAGHQDTISQIKYSPDGKLIASASWDKTIKLWDAENGKLIDSLIGHQDGVNSIAFSPDSQTLISGSEDRTIKIWNITNQPKLSQTLTGHTDSIKAVTISPDGRLIASAGYDNTIKLWTLAGKLLQTIDAHNLAITSLTFTSDSQTLASASWDNTVKLWSIQDAGKTNQLLHILTGHQDGVTTIALNADGTLLASGSGDRTIRLWDTQTGELIKSLRGHTSQINSLTFSSNDQFMISAEEQQGLFWWNLDLDNLLTQGCDRLSDYLSTNPKVKQNEQELCQ
- a CDS encoding NAD(P)H-quinone oxidoreductase subunit L → MSEISSQLNAIMLLTETNLVALLYLVLSGTYLLVLPALVYFYLSKRWYVAGSIERLIMYLFVFLSFPGMILLSPFLNFRPKRRNLKA
- a CDS encoding DUF3007 family protein, with amino-acid sequence MRRIDALGIALGVFIGAGLVYVALRIFGLDGIKAGIWTQTALVIGLVGWSLTYLIRVGSKRMTYNQQLKDYEEAVMQKRLEEMSPEELAQLQQEIEQGKES
- the trpA gene encoding tryptophan synthase subunit alpha, with the translated sequence MMNVARCFQDLKQNSQCALIPFVTAGDPDLETTAKALEVLADNGADLIELGVPYSDPLADGPTIQAAATRALQKGVQLEDVLAVVTKVTSKINVPIILFTYYNPIYYRGIESFLRQVKEAGVSGLVVPDLPLEEAEVLLKPAAEIGIEVTLLVAPTSSQSRIEAIAAKSQGFIYLVSVTGVTGVRTQMATEVKDLLANLHSATDKPIGVGFGISDPEQAKQVKDWGADAIIVGSAIVKRLAEGTPESGLKAIGEFCHSLKQAIS
- a CDS encoding helix-turn-helix transcriptional regulator, encoding MTRPKKSQRQETNSPFKRLRLNVKLSQEQLAREIGVAVSTIRRWEKGQAEPTMTVAQMKEFCKAVQKNFDDLPNSLLPPDSPKSSSYGRA